Proteins from a single region of Chryseobacterium sp. W4I1:
- a CDS encoding Rrf2 family transcriptional regulator produces MLSKKSQYAFKALSYLVEKRNDGPVLISEIAEHKKIPLKFLENILLELKKADILDSKKGKGGGYFLHENPENVKLAKIIRLVNGPIAMLPCVSLNFYEKCDDCNEDHCGLHDVLIEVRDASLNILESKTLMDLVD; encoded by the coding sequence ATGCTTTCAAAAAAATCCCAATATGCTTTTAAAGCGCTTTCATACCTTGTAGAGAAAAGGAATGATGGCCCGGTCCTTATTTCCGAAATTGCGGAACATAAAAAGATCCCTTTGAAGTTTTTAGAAAATATTCTGCTGGAATTAAAAAAAGCGGATATCCTGGACAGTAAAAAAGGAAAAGGAGGTGGTTATTTCCTGCATGAAAATCCTGAAAATGTGAAGCTTGCCAAGATTATAAGACTGGTAAACGGCCCTATTGCCATGCTCCCATGCGTAAGTTTGAACTTTTATGAAAAATGTGATGACTGCAATGAAGACCATTGCGGCCTGCATGATGTGCTGATAGAAGTTCGGGATGCATCACTGAATATTCTGGAGAGTAAAACTTTGATGGATCTGGTCGATTGA
- a CDS encoding sulfite exporter TauE/SafE family protein, producing the protein MIISRKIQIRLNVFFATAVILLIIISSMYGLGYLDELQNILAKDHYIFYWMLLVGVFAEIVAGSMGMGYGVICTTTLLLLNIPPHIVSASIHSAESFTTAAGSLSHIKLKNVSKSLVKRLAVPAVIGAIIGAVSLTYLGEYYAKITKTLIAFYTLYLGIQILSNAFKKKQNKAMKRKTNLTRLGVIGGFIDSFAGGGWGPLVTGTLIKNAFTPRFAVGSSTVAKFILTITAAVTFFFTLGIQHWNIILGLLIGGIITAPFSAMLTAKLPVKKMFLIIGILVIVMSSITIYKSVFN; encoded by the coding sequence ATGATAATTTCAAGAAAGATCCAGATAAGACTCAATGTATTTTTTGCTACAGCTGTTATACTGCTGATTATTATTTCATCGATGTATGGATTAGGATATCTGGACGAGTTGCAGAATATTTTAGCGAAAGACCATTATATTTTTTACTGGATGCTGCTTGTTGGCGTATTTGCTGAAATTGTTGCAGGTTCAATGGGGATGGGATACGGAGTGATTTGTACAACGACTCTTTTACTGCTGAATATTCCGCCTCATATTGTAAGCGCCAGCATCCATTCTGCAGAAAGTTTCACTACGGCCGCAGGAAGTTTGAGTCATATTAAACTTAAAAACGTAAGTAAAAGTTTGGTTAAAAGACTGGCAGTTCCGGCAGTTATTGGCGCTATCATCGGAGCGGTAAGCCTGACCTATCTGGGTGAATATTATGCCAAAATTACAAAAACGCTCATTGCTTTTTACACATTATACCTCGGAATTCAGATCCTTTCCAATGCTTTTAAAAAGAAACAGAATAAAGCTATGAAAAGAAAAACGAACCTGACCAGACTTGGTGTGATCGGAGGGTTTATTGATTCTTTTGCCGGAGGAGGCTGGGGACCCCTTGTAACAGGAACGCTGATTAAGAATGCTTTTACACCAAGATTTGCAGTCGGAAGTTCTACGGTAGCTAAATTTATACTTACCATAACGGCGGCTGTCACTTTCTTCTTTACTCTCGGGATCCAGCACTGGAATATTATCCTCGGTCTTCTGATAGGGGGAATTATTACCGCTCCTTTTTCTGCAATGCTTACGGCAAAGCTTCCTGTGAAAAAGATGTTTCTTATTATTGGAATTCTTGTTATTGTCATGAGTTCCATAACTATTTATAAATCAGTTTTTAATTAA
- a CDS encoding T9SS type A sorting domain-containing protein, with product MKTKLLLASVFALSVQHTVLAQTDALGYTTVNMTMGSGYQNRVFFDFSANNIVSQPANSWDVAFYRASATNFGTRVNDAYDIKVYQASSNPADWNTITSNSIASYGAPLFNLDNTNYIQEGAFEQGSASYGWGEYNPLNHHIEGKVIFIMQYASGASVKFMIDDYFGGYTFKYAKWNAATSSWDATQTKTVANGSDDAYFNYFSFNTGEKVNNLEPAKANWDMMFTRYYTDYPYVDQQGNPQTMKYRMAGVIQNPNITVAKVRPEIQETANPVIPTAFSSNITTIGHSWKPTSGAYTDAVYYIKQGSDYYRLYFISNEGTQTGNMYFKYKKITASLGVTEVSKKASFGIYPNPTTADKKVTVLFDVKEKANNKGNIEVYDLTGKKVYTAELTNQAGFYKQDLNLSHLTAGNYLVKINFGGSTETKKLIVK from the coding sequence ATGAAAACAAAACTATTATTGGCTTCGGTATTTGCTCTTTCTGTTCAACATACAGTTCTGGCACAAACTGATGCACTGGGATACACAACGGTGAATATGACGATGGGAAGTGGATATCAAAATCGTGTATTTTTTGACTTTAGTGCTAATAATATAGTGTCACAACCGGCTAACTCATGGGATGTCGCTTTTTACAGAGCATCTGCAACTAATTTTGGAACAAGAGTTAATGACGCATATGATATAAAAGTATATCAGGCCTCTTCTAATCCTGCCGACTGGAATACCATAACGAGTAACAGTATTGCTTCTTATGGAGCACCATTATTTAACCTTGACAATACTAATTATATACAGGAAGGTGCTTTTGAGCAAGGTTCTGCCAGCTATGGTTGGGGAGAATACAATCCCTTAAACCATCATATAGAAGGAAAAGTAATTTTTATTATGCAATATGCTTCAGGAGCATCTGTCAAATTTATGATTGACGATTATTTTGGTGGCTATACTTTTAAATATGCAAAATGGAATGCAGCTACCTCTTCCTGGGACGCTACACAGACAAAAACTGTTGCTAACGGATCTGATGATGCTTACTTCAATTATTTCTCTTTCAATACAGGTGAAAAAGTGAATAATCTTGAACCGGCAAAAGCCAACTGGGATATGATGTTTACGAGATACTACACAGATTACCCATATGTAGATCAGCAAGGAAATCCACAAACCATGAAATACAGAATGGCTGGGGTGATTCAAAACCCGAATATCACAGTAGCAAAAGTAAGACCTGAAATTCAGGAGACCGCAAATCCCGTTATCCCTACAGCATTTTCAAGCAATATCACTACTATCGGTCATTCCTGGAAACCCACTTCAGGAGCCTATACTGATGCTGTATATTATATAAAGCAAGGTTCGGATTATTACAGGTTATATTTTATTTCCAACGAAGGTACCCAAACCGGAAATATGTATTTCAAGTACAAAAAGATTACCGCTTCTTTAGGAGTAACGGAGGTAAGCAAAAAAGCTTCTTTCGGGATCTATCCAAATCCTACAACAGCTGACAAAAAAGTAACAGTTCTTTTTGATGTTAAAGAAAAAGCTAACAACAAAGGAAACATTGAGGTTTATGACCTTACCGGGAAAAAAGTATACACTGCAGAACTGACTAACCAGGCTGGCTTTTACAAGCAGGATCTTAATTTATCTCACCTTACTGCAGGAAATTATTTAGTGAAAATCAATTTCGGAGGCAGTACAGAAACAAAAAAACTTATCGTAAAATAA
- a CDS encoding putative quinol monooxygenase, which yields MNLHVIALFKFNENYLMDAVELFQNLVKETRKEEGCLQYDLIEDKDNKGTFFMVELWESVDHHNRHNGQDHLLDFRRDASKMMVSSVEVYKGFKIY from the coding sequence ATGAATTTACATGTAATAGCGCTTTTCAAGTTTAATGAAAACTATCTGATGGATGCCGTAGAGCTTTTTCAAAACCTTGTAAAAGAAACCAGAAAAGAAGAAGGATGTCTTCAGTATGATCTTATAGAGGACAAGGATAACAAAGGGACATTCTTTATGGTTGAACTCTGGGAAAGCGTAGATCACCACAACAGACATAATGGACAGGATCACCTTCTGGACTTCCGTAGAGATGCTTCAAAGATGATGGTAAGCTCAGTGGAAGTGTATAAAGGGTTTAAGATTTATTGA